In one Deltaproteobacteria bacterium genomic region, the following are encoded:
- a CDS encoding methyltransferase domain-containing protein: MSKTFWNRLKVNWYRRGAATSDFAKKVLPVILKNALDAKTFLDVGCGCGALTIPLAKKAKLVTALDPSLHMMDALKDELKKGKIKNVKTVNAAWRETTLKPHDAVICANVPELLKDDASFLKDADSIAKKAVFLVAGADPLADKFYYKELFPLVFRKTFEPRSDYLKTYSMLHSLGIYANVEIINYDFDQPFTGMDEALEFWKEYMGIVTGEHDATLRDFLEKKLVKTKTGLIARFPKKSAVMWWRK; the protein is encoded by the coding sequence ATGTCAAAGACATTCTGGAACAGATTAAAGGTCAACTGGTATAGACGCGGGGCTGCAACCTCCGATTTCGCGAAGAAAGTGCTCCCCGTAATACTTAAAAATGCTCTTGACGCAAAGACATTCCTCGACGTCGGGTGCGGATGCGGCGCGCTCACCATTCCGCTTGCGAAAAAAGCAAAACTGGTAACCGCGCTCGACCCGTCCCTGCACATGATGGATGCTCTAAAGGACGAGCTTAAAAAAGGAAAGATAAAAAACGTAAAGACCGTCAATGCCGCGTGGAGAGAAACAACACTTAAGCCACACGACGCCGTAATTTGCGCAAACGTGCCAGAACTTCTAAAAGACGACGCCTCCTTTTTAAAAGACGCCGACTCTATCGCCAAAAAGGCTGTGTTCCTCGTTGCAGGAGCAGACCCTCTGGCAGACAAGTTCTACTATAAGGAACTCTTCCCTCTTGTCTTTAGAAAAACCTTCGAGCCCAGAAGCGACTATCTAAAGACCTACTCAATGCTCCATTCGCTTGGCATATACGCAAATGTCGAGATAATAAACTACGACTTCGACCAGCCGTTTACCGGCATGGACGAGGCCCTCGAATTCTGGAAGGAGTACATGGGAATCGTCACCGGAGAGCACGATGCGACACTAAGAGATTTTCTCGAAAAGAAACTCGTCAAAACAAAGACCGGGCTCATAGCCAGGTTCCCTAAGAAAAGCGCTGTCATGTGGTGGAGGAAGTAG
- a CDS encoding AsmA-like C-terminal domain-containing protein has product DPLVTLDKILSNIPVVNWIITGKDKSTVTFYNKITGPLKSPEVRSANTEELTNQAIEAFEGIQSGVTETIKETSQGITSLPEKAAASIPKAITPKELTKHVGGAVDSIQSGTKKTIKGTVDTIKTLPGKVTGGSPAETPPQGTE; this is encoded by the coding sequence TAGACCCGCTCGTAACACTGGATAAAATACTCTCGAACATCCCTGTGGTTAACTGGATAATAACCGGGAAGGACAAAAGCACGGTCACGTTCTACAACAAAATAACCGGGCCGCTAAAAAGCCCAGAGGTCAGGTCGGCAAACACGGAAGAACTTACCAATCAGGCAATAGAAGCATTCGAGGGCATACAAAGCGGCGTCACGGAAACAATAAAGGAGACCTCGCAGGGGATAACGTCCCTGCCGGAAAAGGCGGCGGCATCGATACCAAAGGCCATCACCCCCAAAGAGCTTACAAAACATGTCGGGGGAGCCGTTGACAGCATACAGAGCGGCACAAAGAAAACCATCAAGGGAACAGTGGACACAATAAAGACTCTTCCTGGAAAAGTAACCGGCGGCTCTCCGGCAGAGACGCCGCCTCAAGGCACGGAGTAA